A region of the Culex quinquefasciatus strain JHB chromosome 1, VPISU_Cqui_1.0_pri_paternal, whole genome shotgun sequence genome:
atgttttaactttTACGTTGGAGTTTAGGATGGTGCGAAATCTAAAtccaaagaaatattttttttgaaaaaaatgtgattgttGGATTATATCTGCAATATTGCCAAACCAAaactaaacattattttaagattcaaagttaaattttagatcgaaaatgaccaaaattttttaaagggccttttcaaatcaaattattcgctctacagaattgccttggcgttcgcgtttacgagattcctactcgaaactgggtgtccgaaggcttgattgttgaggcaattgcaaacctctttttacacctaagcttccctcaaccccgggattcgaactgacgacctttgcctaccagcgactccaccgaggcaagacccagagagacgactcctacacctggacagagctaacgacctaaccactaggttagaccggggccaacatttacttccctgtccgacggatggcgtgatcagacaaatctcgtctcaaagtttgccaccgggaccttctgggatcaaacccaggccgactgggtgagaggcaaccacgctcacccctacaccacggccccgtccaaaatgtaagatttgactaaatcaaaataattagcgcaaaaaaaataacacaaacttttttaaatatttgtaccagccttatgtaaaAGCACGTGGTTACATACAATTATTTAAAAGTGATATCTTTAAcgctacaagaaaaaaaaaacacaaacaaacctTAAAACAAGGGTCCCGATTTTCAGTTCAaatgtcagaaatcactcactcatcaccgaacgaatctttgccgactggagcgcgcaaccattcgcgagcgaacacgacaCGCTGGCTGCCAGCGACTTGCTCAATTTCACTCAGCGAAACCAATACTTCgtgattttattttcttactccGTCCGTCACACACGTCCGAGTCACACACGAATATGATCAGAGAGGAGAGAGCCTAAAATTACCAGCGCGGCGCTCACTTGGCCTGTactaccacagtttgccgtGAATTTGTATTTGGCATGGTGTAAATTGCTGTCAAATgtgtattttattttgtgtaaactttgagtcagctttgagcgacttaacgaaatcggtctttctgaaccattcgctgtactacccgatgggaatgagagggagagcacagagagagagagagagtgtgttgaacagcgattggtgtggaattgacaaacggtaggaatacatcagagcagtttttcgtcGCTCTAGATTTGTGCTTGCGAGTGACTGAGTCTTTTTTGAGCAATCATGACCCTTGCCTTAAAATTATTCAACTAAAGTTAAAGGGCAAACCTAACTAAAAAAAAGCATCAATCCGTAACTCAACCtaattaaaataacaacaaatgTAAGTCAAACGGCTAACCCCAAATCTACCTGACCTGACGAATCACCCAAATTGGGCTAGTTTCCATCGGCATCACTCAAGGGCGCGCACTGCACAACAGTCAAAAAGGACCCGAACTcgtaatagggggatggcgtcgctatttttagaccacattttccacttttgctcatcgaaaccgactgctttatcgacttcattttgctgggcgagataggacgccgtctatttttagacgatgactcagcacttttacactcttgcgcttaaaaaaaccaggtggcagcacgatgtaacgccacgtccctattacaCTTTTCCCGGCAGTAGCTACTTCAACTCCAAACAAGAGAGAGAGACAATCTGTGCCGGTGGTCCAACTTTTTGGCAATCATCATGAACGCAGCAAAAAGGACGCATCCTCTCGGTCTCCTCTCGTTAAGGGCAATTTACTTCAAGTACGGTCCAGCGTCAATCCGGTTGGTtgcgtcatttttgtcaattttggtccCTTTTTTTGATTGAGATTTAATTGCACAATTACagtgcaatgttttttttttcggggcaaCTTTAGCCGACAAAATCTTCCAACAATTAACTCAATCTTGTTCTTCTTTTTCGTTTTCAGATTCCGTGTTCCTGGTGCAGGTGCCGAAGGGGACGCGCGGCCTGGGTCTGTCCGTGTCCGGCGGGTCGGACTCGAGCGCCCCCTTCCCCGGCCTGATACGCATCAAAAGACTGTTTCCCCACCAGGCGGCGTGGGCCACCGGGATGCTGCAGCCCGGGGACATCCTGCTCGAGGCGAACGGCATCCCGCTGACCGGGCTGACCAATTACGTGAGTAGTTTGGAGAttggttttttatttcttgttggGTTTTTGGATTTAGGGcggattgtttttaattttagttcaaATAAATTACATGAATAACAAATTCATGTCAATTTGATTGACCTAAAGTGAACTCGCACAGTTGTTGTATCGAGCCCCATAGATTTTCGTGCAAAAAGTAAATCCTCCTGTTTCTGAGAGTAATACGCTTTTAGAGTTTCGGGAcctgcatttacaaagcggattcagtgacagtttattacaAGTTGATTGTTAATGTGAGGAGCGAGTTTTTTTTAGAGTTGGATAGGATGTAAAATTGACTTTGAAGTTCTAGATtcgaaaagcattgaaaatattAACATAACACGCAATTTCGTACAGCTTGATGAAATCCaactcaattttcaatttcaattcggttttattggtgaataatcaagatacaatgagttattttgaagtgcataacagagttttggagctccttccagctgtgtgttgcatcataatccattttggaacaattatttcactaggaagagtaagaaaaaaaactcacagaaaagcGAAATCCAACTCTATCAATTTCAGTTTCAGTGGACAAAAAATTTTGAGCTGTAGGATATGAAGGACGTTTTGAATAATTATTGTAATAgtaagaataaaataaaatattgcttTTTGGAGGCTATCGAAAATtcccgaacaaaaaaaaaatttttttttgtcgttgaGAAATATCAAGTTCTTAGTCATTATTGATTGACAATTTAGAGCTGAGCAGTTGGTACTTTAAGTAActattttttcgtaattttaattaaatttaattcatttcaatccatatccaaaaaagaaaaattgtagagatttttctcagctttttaaatacattgttTCCAGAGATGTATGAGGAtggaaactatattttttttttgattaaaaatactattttttcaaaaaaaattattaaaagttCGCAAAGAAACTTTAAGTTGATTTTAGAGtgacgtactttttggatgAAGCCTTTGCACTTTTCTATGGAATGTCCCTTAATTTGTAAAGAGGGCTTATTTGGACCTGAGGAATCGAAGAAAAGAGTTTCATCcaaagtaaaaaataacaaaaattaaagctaatttttgttttgcgaaattttagaaaactgctcaattattattaaataaaattcgtTAATTTTTAGGACTTCATAAAAAATTCTTTTCAGATTTGTgttattgaaaatatgaaaagtaaaaaaaaaatgaaataacatgCCATGGAAcccacatttgaatgaaaaaagggtattaaaatgcattatacaattGTTTTGCGATCTGTagtattcaaaatatcaaagtattggcgaaaagtttatttttgcgtgcaaaaaaaaatatttgcagtgctCTAAATAgttatttcataaaagtttaaaataattttaaacggcCCCGAACATgctttcaggggttgtttgtacatataaaaatagcatctggccaaaatatgagcactctaggtcaacgggaaatggggcaaatcgggacaccaagtttgaagtttcaaaaacgtcaaaaatcttacaaaggctataacttaagatcaattctctgcgaaatcggtctttaatttaagaattttaatttttgtaattttcaattcgactgaaacttttttggtgccttcggaatgcccaaagaagccattttgcatcattagtttgtccatatacagcaattccatttgaaaagagcctaaaccgaaaaaaaagttcttcaatcgggctcaacatttttctgggggttcctcggccaaaataattagacccgtatttttttttgtttggccattagggtgacctacatcttgctagggtggttcgaaaaatggcaattttcgtcatttttcgcaaaaatcacttttttcgaaaaatcatatctccgcgccatttcatccgattttagctgtcttagacgcaaaagaaaggtgatgagtttggctatttgtgaaaaatagtaagaagttccaaaaatctagcttaactattgaaaaagtcgtatgaaaacttaaaatggcgttttgacggtgtctggaccaaagagcctatgcctgaaaatatttttatcggattcctcggaaaatttcacgtaacatatcaaaaaattggcgatgtcgaaccgtacgtttccaagatttgattttttgaaaataaaaactgagtttttcgacgtgccacgcgcaaaaacaggaaaatgacgaaatcggcaaaaaatcaactttttttcactaaaactgcgataactttcaaatttcagcgatgacctatagatgttatggtaccaaaagttgcgtctttcaattacccagacatgtataggtcatcgctgaaatttttaagttatcgcagttttagtgaaaaaagttgattttttgccgatttcgtcattttcctgtttttgcgcgtggagcgtcgaaaaactcagtttttattttcaaaaaatcatatcttgaaaacgtacggttcgacatcgccaattttttgatatgttacgtgaaattttccgaggaatccgataaaaatattttcataggctctttggtccagacacggtcaaaacgccattttaagttttaatacgactttttcaatagttaagctagggaacttcttactatttttcacaaatagccaaactcatcacctttctttgcgtctaagacagctaaaatcgaatgaaatggcgcgaagaaatgatttttgcgaaaaattacgaaaattgcaatttttcgaaccaccctagcaagatgtaggtcaccctaatggccaaacaaaaaatacgggtctaattattttggccgaggaactcccagaaaaattttgagcccgattgaagaacttttttttcggtttaggctcttttcaaatggaattgctgtacaaatttgacagctgtccaaacaaaaatgatgtatgaaaattcaaaaatctgtatattttaaaggattttttttatcgatttggtgtcttcgacaaagttgtaggtatggataaggactacattgaaaaaaggatacacggtaaaaaatgatgattttttttcactttttgtcactaacacttgatttgcaaaaaaaacactatttttattttttttattttttgatatgttttagaggacataaaatgccaacttttcagaaatttccaggttgtgcaaacacTTTTTGACCgtgttatgaatttatgaatcatagctgattttttcaaaaaatcgaaatattggtcgcaaaaatttttcagctgcatttttcgatgtaaaatcaaatttgcaatcaaaaagtacatgtCCATGTAATGTCCATATAAAAttcacatttaaaaagggcgtaatattgaatgtttggtccttttgaaatgatagtcttgattgaaaatattgaatattgaatattgaaattttgaaaatattgttttcgaaaagatcaaaaaatttcacgaatatttcatattttaacattgaaaatcggaccattagttgctgagatatcgacattagaaaatggtgggttgtttgggtgagactaagaaaacatcaattttcctgtttttaaacacttgcatggcaatatctcagcaactaagggtcgtatcaacaaaattaaaaaaaaagcaaaatatagagaattttctcagcttttcaaaaatattttttttcgaaaatgggtaaacatgtgcacttaattaaaaaatggaaaacttcgtctattttccaaaaagtcaccttaaaatggatttaacttgaaaacggtgcactttatcaaaatttcactaaagtactttttgattgcaaatttgattttacatcgaaaaattaagttgaaaatttttgcgacgaatttttcgattttttgaaaaaatcagtattgattcaaaaattcctaactcggtcaaagatttttttgcgctacctggaaatttctgaaaagttggcatttgatgtcctctaaaacaaatcaaaaaatataaaaaaataaaaatagttttttttgcaatcaagttttagtgacaaaaagttaaataaaaaatcaccaaattttttttaccgtgtatcattttttttcagtgtagtccatatcaatgcgtacaactttgccgaagacaccaaatcgatcaaaaaattccttcaaaagatacaggtttttgaattttcatacatcatttttgtatggacagctgccaaatttgatgcaaaatggcttttttgggcataccgaaggcgccaaaaaagtttcaatacaaaaaaaaaacgaaatctgagagaactgctcttcctTCTAGTTTCCTTCTAGAACACTTTGGTGAGGATGTTGTATCCCATCAGCGTTCGCCCTCCCCAAAATGTTTACCCTCCCCATACAAATGACATCGGCCGAATCTCCCGCATGCGGGGAGAAAACGCCATTTATATATCGAACCCCAAGCAACAAAAATCTTACCAGACAAGCACCGAAAATAATGATCAACTTCAATATTTCACTCAAAATTCATCCAGAAGGTTTTAGATACCcttgtattttagtttttttatgacCCAGAAGGTTTTAGATACCcttgtattttagtttttttatgaccttttaaattttcttttaacgTTTCaagttatttattatttttccttCCTTGTttcctgaaaatctgaaaaccgTAATCGTATTATTTGGGCACCTACCTCACCTCCATACTCGGAGTAATCCCTCTattttttccccttttttttaattttttacacatgcTTGAAAAGTGGTCGTCTTAAtgcttatttttaattatatttaattaatcTTTCTACTATTTCACCATCATCTGTATATTTGTTTAACAAATTATTCTTGACACATATCAATTTTGCTGAAAACCTAAAgattttgttaacccaaaaAGATGCCCCTTTACCCTTTTAGAATTACGACAGAGTAAACTCCAGATTTATTTGTAGTTCTTCAATTTATCGTGTTGTAATATGACACCCCACCCCACATAccaagccgggaccgtggtgtagaggtaagcgtggttgcctctcacccagtcggcctgggttcgatcccagacggtcccggtggcatttttcgagacgagatttgcctgaacacgccttccgtcggacggggaagtaaatgttggccccggtcttacCTCATTCCTGATATCCCAATTATTTTATTAGTGTGTGTAGTTCGAGTTATGGTTTGATTGTTGTCTTTTTATGTCCATCGTTCGTATAATCtcatgtttattttattttatttttttttcttatcactTGAATAACCCTTTCTTCAAATCCAGGTGCTGAAAATATTATAttcataactaaaaaaaaaacattaatacaTTCACACACAAATTAGCCAAGATCAATGTACAGTATCCTAAGCTGGCGCTTGTATTTACCCTTTCCGAATTGGTAAAGGGCAGTCTCAAGCCCTCCGACCATCCCACTTTTCGATGGGTTCGGTGTCCCAGCCATGCGGAgggaaatctgagagaactgctcttaggcaaaattcaatttattttcaaagttcaaaatgcatcttaaagggcataaaaaatgcaacaaaatgcagggagaagcatcccaattgaataaatttaaaggGAGTAATtggcatttttgtgaaaaatagcataattttcaaactcaaataaaatagtgttccatccagatttCAACtcgttcgacctgcagcttgtaggagacatctgagactaccatctgagactaagaacgctttgtgtaaggcagtttaacatattaaatagacacttttgcTTTAAGTGAttcttttttattgtaaatttttgctcgcaACACCCCTGAGATTCCATTTTCTTGTGATAAttttagaaacatgcataaaaatgtatacttccatcCATTTTagcccttaaaaaataaaagtgtgaCGTGAagtgtcacttgagcaaaagggatagactgcttgtttacaaacgcagattcgccctattgaactgttactacggaattaaGATGACCACTCCCCCTCGCTCCActaggcccgaaaaatcaggtggaaaaataaatatttcaaaacttcaatggAATTAGTGGCATCAACTGAAAATCTTCGAATCTAGACATTTCAGAAAACTAGTCATTGGAAAATAAACAACTCagatttttaatgcattttacaatACTTTCTACTTGGAAATATTGAATCCATGgcaatttcattgttttttttttgttttttttttttttcaatgagacTGATTTTAAACAGTactgtttggtacggtatgtccacgcatccctcctcccctgttgattctgtgaaatgtaatCCGTTCTcaaaatcctctctgcggtaaacacaaggcagtagggctggccgctttaatttttgttttacattttcggATGTTCTCGGAtttactgcaattattaatattgacaggaaaagtgcttgggacgtaatctaatcacaacgtaatctaatcacaagactttccagcatgcatTCATCGGACTgcctgcgtttgtgttagattatgGATTagattacacggagaaaaaagagttcccaaaatcgtgaacaccccttcatgaaattgggaaacacggacaaagtgttcaaattccatggtacgtttttgaaaatcgtaccatggcatttgaacactttgttcgtggttcccaatttcatgaacgggtgttcacgattttgggaactcttttttctccgtgtagatgaaaacaaaagtaatatcaaatgatattttatacagTCAATTTCACCTAACATTCAGTAATTTTTCCTCACAACATGATCATACAGAACGATTTGCTCATAGCCAGCAGCTTCGATCTCCATCCTGGTGGTGTTCGTCCCAAAGTGACCCCCAATCGGATCCGGATAGATATTCTTCCGGTCATACATGTTCCGAAATATAATACCCCGCACTGGATCGCAAAGAACTTGATAGTTCTTCGAGTCCCGCTTGAACACCTTGTTCGTCCTGGAGTTGTAGTAGGACAAATCAAACCTGGTCGGACACAGCACTTGTTCACCCGCGAAGAAGGTCTTCCAATCGAATGGGTTGtccttgctgctgctgcgccGCAGCGCCTGCTCGTAGTCAATGTACCCGGAGATTTCCGCATTTTTCCGACAGTGCCGCACGAAGATGATGGTCGAAAGCATCCCAAGCCGGTTGGGTCTTTCACGGACGGCGAGTTCACGCAGGAACGCGTCCGAAGTTACGAGCCCTCGGCTGAAGTAGGCATTTGGATCTTGCGTCGCCCGGAAGTAGTCGCCAATTTCATTGCGGCGGCTTTCGAAGGCGGCTTTGGTGAGGGATCTGTAGCCGGTTTGGTACAGCCGCAGTCCGTTCTGCTTGTGGCCGAGGTAGCGCAGGTCCTGGGTTGTGACGAGACTTTGGAGGTAGTCCTCGTAGGTGGAAAATTCCAGCAGACGCACTTCGTCCTTTGACAGCTGCATTTCTCCTGGCATAAAAAAGCCCAGTTAACtagattgtttttgttttttactttCACAAAGCTAATCTTCTCCCTTCCTCCTTTCACAGGAAGCCCTGGAGGTGCTCCGGACCGCGCCCAACTACGTGACGCTGACCGTGTGCCGGCCCCAGGACGAACAGTACCGGAAGCTGTCCCCGCCGAGCGAACCGCCCCGGCCACCGCTGCGGAATCCCCTCTCCAGTGAGCCCGCGTCCCAGCTGCAGTCGCCTCAACTTTCGTCCTGCTCGTCATCCTCGTCAAACATTGCGGCTGCTGCTGCCacctccaacaacaacaaccttggacagcagcagcagctgttgCACTTCCAGCAGATGCAGCAGCAGCTTAGTCAGTACAACAACAACAGTCAGCAACAGATGATGCCATATTACTATcctcagcaacagcagcagtatATGTTTCCACCGCAGACGCTGGCTTTTGCCCCGGCCTCGGTGGCGGATCCCAGCCAGAGTGGTTTCAGTGGGGTAAGTTATAATCTCCAAGTTAAGCTCCGCTACGGCGGCGACCGACGGAGGATTTTCCCTAACTGGGTCATTTCGAAAGGTTAGATGTTAAGTTAATCCAAGGATTATTTACAGTAGGCTCTGTGATCTTTGTTGTGATTCTCTAAATTTTAGgattcccgggaatcgagactTGCTCTTTCTTCAAGAATTCCAGGGAACCCTGGAAATTTCAAATACCCTATTTGCCTTATTCGCTTAACAgtctcaaataaaattttcaataccaaCTGTTGAATTCAGGATGCAGTTTGATGTTAAATCATATAAACAAAGTtaccagaattttgaattttactattttttcgtTATCATATTGAAAACGCCTCGTCGTATTATACAACTCTGCAATAGGAAATTATATTTATCTCTGTTGATTTGTCTTCTCCcttaggcattttttttttttgaaatttgcaaaaaatggcattttgtgcGGCATGGGGAGGGCGCTATATCTTTTTCAtgaaggcgcagcacaaatcggcaacttggcaaatttgcaaaatgcaaagtttctcttgggccctgctgagggcgccaaattgtttaaggagggcgacatttttttaaagaacttgttagtcgacgactaacctcgactaacctacagctcagccctgtTTGTCTCCATCTTCTTTATGAATTGTGCTCCCTGatcatacacaaaaaaaaatggtaatgatcatcaggaaatggtgacagattttgtgtcaaaaaagtgtaatattaggGGAAAGtagggcaagtgtaacaagctaaggaaatgttcgttaaaaaaatctgtaggattttttcataatcatctttttccaggtcttgactaagacttttatagaacaagtttttaaaaaatcctgtttttttaagtaaaaactttaaaaattttgattttccgtacgttctactcaactagtggggcaagacgaacaacccgttggggcaagaggaacaatgcatgaaacaacatgttaataaGCTAACAactgaactgttatcacttagatacatcagattagattgtatttgaaaggttttttttttttcatttttagattaaataataatattttactataaatttgatcgctttaacgaaaaaaaaaatacttaaattatcaaaagtaaattttccataatatcactatattttgtgtggccaatttttttaacaactgttaatcagtttttaagtacttttatgtatttatatcataataaaatatgttgttacagcatttatattttttccatactaaaaatctatatggtacacttgccccacctgaacaagattttttaaaagctctcaacaaaaataaccaaaagttaaatcatactttataattggTGCAAGTCAATGATatggacactactgatctaggaaaaatagcattttgataaaatgggcCTTAAAACGAAacttaagccttattttgtactttccaaaaattttaagaatactaaggttttgaaaaaaaaaactacattcaatcttatgccccgtggcgtttacgtcgttttttcggttatgtggtagtagaatcagctaattgcattgatagcaacaattcctcatactggaaataatcaaaattgtataaattacggccgtacgagcgattgttccttttgcctcatatggtcgtcttgccccaccttcccctacatcaataaatgatgaattttcatcagtttgtggtgaatattcatcaggttcacatttttacacattttttaggtaatattactctaaaaagaggtaatattcaatctaccaaattttcatcattccaaaattaaattttagttgcTGTGTACCCCGAATCAATGTCACGGAGGTAGAGGTGAATGGCTTTTCAGAATAGAACCGTAGCATTTAGACCCgaaatttgttatttagaaCTGAAAACGAATTCTGTTGACCGGAGTGTGTATTCAGGGAGCCTAAAGcctacacacttagatttttttactgtaCTCGGTAAATTTTTTACCGAAAACTCAACAGCCGAGCGCTCGGTAGTCAGCTCGGTAAAAATTACAACTACCGCGAGCTCGGTAAACGTTAATTTGACagctttcttaaaatttcaccgAACAACCCGGTAAAAATTACCGAGAATTTACCGTGCCTACAGTAAAGctttattttcatcatttttcttgttcttataaaaaaatgacttataaaattgataatacatttatttcaaaacaatttttcaatcaatgcaCTTTTTTTGGAGACCTCGATTATTCCGCTGCAGACTCAGAACTAGAGCATGATAGTGTGAAAGTAAATTGATTGTTTCGAAGTTCTAAACCAAGGTAAGAGACTTCAACACAAactgaaaagattttttaattaaaaacatgCTACATTGTacatgtttttcgaaaaaatactaaaaattattgTGTCTACTCTAcgcgtatcaaatgatcgggattttttcatacattttgaaaatactctaatttttcacaaaactacgtatttttggaaaaaatgctaaaattttcagtctttacaatatgggtgtcaagtgttaaaagtttttttcatacatttcgaaagcgattacacaaaatactcaaaattttcacaaaactgcgtggtttttgaacaaaaattcagtttttgacaatatagcatagcatagc
Encoded here:
- the LOC119765130 gene encoding cilia- and flagella-associated protein 299-like, whose protein sequence is MPGEMQLSKDEVRLLEFSTYEDYLQSLVTTQDLRYLGHKQNGLRLYQTGYRSLTKAAFESRRNEIGDYFRATQDPNAYFSRGLVTSDAFLRELAVRERPNRLGMLSTIIFVRHCRKNAEISGYIDYEQALRRSSSKDNPFDWKTFFAGEQVLCPTRFDLSYYNSRTNKVFKRDSKNYQVLCDPVRGIIFRNMYDRKNIYPDPIGGHFGTNTTRMEIEAAGYEQIVLYDHVVRKNY